The nucleotide sequence ggAAGATGGTAGGGGATGTCCTTTCCCAGTAAGGGGCCTCcagggagtctgcctgcctcctcccactcagccaccctacagctgagggggaggtggcgggcagaccgtttggggcagcgtggagcctgcaggcgtccaagccaccgcgtcactcccaggagagatgcgtggctcgggcgcactgcaggccccaccgtgagtgccacccggcattttgtcacccccctcagtggtgacacaagGGGCGGCCCACCCCTaccccacaccccttcctctgccccaggctaggctactgtacaaaggtaaaacttGCATTAACTGGTCCACACACTTTGAATGAAAGGATTTGAACTATTGTACCCACACAACACAGCACGACAAATATAGTCATTTATGTTGGCATGACAGTGACATCGAAAAATGTTGCAAAATGATGAGCCAAAGGAAATGTTCAGCATTGAGATATTGCTGCCGTGTGATAAATTTCATCTTGTAAAACACTTGCTGGAACAATTTCTACGTTGTCAATATGTTGTATATTACATATATTCAAcagctagtaataataataataaaaactaatAAGAACCAGTAGGAGGGGGAAATGTATGTTTTATCTGATGTTTTTATAGTAATCAAACCGACACAGCAGGGATTTGCTGATTAGTGACTGTTCTTTTATCCATTTATGATGTGCTTTTAGAATGTTAATCAGGATTGGTTTGGAAACCTTACGGGGAATTCTATTGCAATTCTGTTTTTGGAATTGAACTTTCATCAAATGACTGATTAAATTAAGGCGAAAATACTGGTTTGCACAAACGAAGGCAcacatttacctgagagtaagggAATATAGGGTTGGATTCAACTAAGTAGGGGCACTATTGAGAGCTAGCACAAGTCCCGCTTGTGAAACAGGACTTTCTCTCCCACCAACATATACCCTGTGCACAAGAGGAGGATAAGAGGAGAGAGACATTAGCCAAGTAGAATGGTAGTGTTGATAAAATGTTTGTGTTAGCGCACAACTTGCATAACGTCTGAGTAGCCAAGTACATTACAGTGCAATACTATGTGTGTCTTCTCAGACTTAGTCCCatcaagttcaatggggcttgtggcggaataatgcctgctggtggttcaggttcatcatgggttaacctatcactcccatgttaggtaggtgttccctgggaggcggagctagttggcattctaaaaggagggggaacaaccttgaaaggcagttgggggtttggcagttgggggtggaggattagagagagaaaatgagaggttaggctttggggaatgggaggaaaggtcattaccattgctaaagggatgcaggaaatattataacaaagctgaattacatgagtagaaaatttgtaccagtaataacccgagacatccatgttttcaagttacctaataaagttaaatgtgtatTATGTACTTAAATGTTCGCcgactgtggcagtggatcagtaccttaagaggtgtgactaagaggagagaacaaagctttcctgtggaagaggaaactgtttgcttattctcctgtcatacagagggctggacagtgaagccaaatgtGCCACTTATttcctaaagggaaggcaaacttcagtagttgggaaccctggtagggagatcccataggtggcaagaggttttaaAACGTAGAGCcatgaggtaccccagagacaactcccatatgaacactgaaggattcatcctagttgtcagtgaaacagGGCTTACTCCAAGGAAAGTGGATATGGAATTGCAGCCTTCATCCCAGAGAAACTAATGGAACACTTTAGTAATGACTAGCCCAAGctccagggacccaggtggtgctgtgggttaaacaacagagtctagggcttgctgatcagaaggtcggcggttcgaatccctgcgacggggtgagttcccgttgctcggtcccagctcctgcccacctagcagttcgaaagcacatcaaagtgcaagtagataaatagggaccgctccggcgggaaggtaaacagcgtttccgtgcactgctctggttctccagaagcggctttggcatactggccacatgacccggaacatgtcttcggacaaacgccggctcccttggcctatagagcgagatgagcgccgccaccccagagtcggacacgactggacctaatggtcaggggtccctttacctttaccttagcccaagctccattgatttaaatgggatcAAATCACAACTAACTGacactacagttctatgcatgcctactcaaatGTATGCACCACTTAGTTAATTTCACTAACTCCAAGTTTATATAGAATGACAATTGGATCAATCTGCACGTATATTTCCAGGGCTACAACTTTTAATTCAGGCATGGTGAACcttttggccctgcagatgttgctgaactacaactcccatcagcctcatcaAGCATGGggaatggccagagatgatgggagttgtagtttagcaacatctgcgGAGTCAAAGGTTCCCCCCACCTATTAATCAATTGATGTCAGggtctgggcagaggaggaatggtggagactgcctccccagcctgacccttccagagaagaagaagacagttcagaattacaacaggggtttgagggaggtcacagctcagaggcagatgagggggaaagctgggaaataatgggagaggaggaggaagaagcaccaggggagagacagctgatggactcagtgtctttagaaagcatcccagatcccccccccctctcccagaacatTGTGGGCCTTgaaagcaaagagctcaaaggctaAAGGCTTTTTCTAGCACCCATAGCaatgactcatgaggaagtgggagagatggatggggtggggtttcactcagagcaacgccattattctGAGGGGCCAcgttcccaagcctctctctgtgagtattgaataaaagcagatggtaagaactttccttgtcttgtCCGTTCCTGGCAACTTGctgtgggggttggttcctctgccacaTGACAATTAGAGGGGCAAAGTTCTTCCCGACTCTTGGTTGCCACTGTTCATTAACATTTCTCTCTTATCTCTTTCAGTTTTCCCTTTGATGAAGTTAGCCCATACTATGAGCTGCCTGTGGATTAAATACCTAGCACTGTGGGTGATGCTGATGGTCGACAACGGAAGTGAAATCATGCAGACGAGAGCGCCACTGTTCCCTAACAAACCATTTCTAGTGTTTTGGAATGCACCTACTGAACAGTGCCGGCGGCGCTACAAGGTCGATTTGGACCTCAACGTTTTCGACATCCTGACAAATCCAAACGAGACCTTGAGCGGCTCCAGTGTGACAATATTCTATCACACCCATCTCGGGTACTATCCCCACATAGATGACAATGGCAAATCCATCAATGGCGGGGTGCCGCAAAACGAGAGCCTCATCAAACACCTCATCAAAGCCAAGGCCGACATTGAGCATTCCATCGCCATGAAGAAATTCCACGGACTCGGGGTCATCGACTGGGAAAACTGGAGACCCCAATGGGATAGAAACTGGGGCCATAAAGCAATTTACAGAAACAAGTCTCTTGAACTTGTCAGAAAGCAGCATCCTCAGTGGCCTGAGAACAAAATCCGGAAAGTTGCGAAGGAAGATTTTGAAAATGCAGGGAAGGGTTTTATGAACAGCACACTTTTCCTAGCTGAAGATATGAGGCCAAATGGACTCTGGGGTTACTATCTCTACCCAGACTGCTACAATTACGATTACAAGAACCACCCTGATAAGTACACAGGCAAATGTCCAGACATTGAATCGTTCCGGAATGATAATCTGCTTTGGCTGTGGAAACAAAGCACTGCCCTTTTCCCTTCCATATACCTGGAGTACATGCTGAAGTGCAGCCCAAACGCTTTGAAATTTGTACACTATCGAGTTAAAGAAGCAATACGCATTGCTTCAATCGCTCGAAAGGACTATGCTTTGCCTGTTTTTGTGTATGCTAGGCCATATTATGCCTATACATTCCATGCTTTGATGGAGGTAAGGATGCCGGTATCTAATAAGCTCTCAGATCCACCAACACGTGTTGCCCTTACTGATATTCTTGCATACTGACGTGATTGTACAGAGGTGAAAACCATAATGGGACTCGTGGAAGATCTCA is from Lacerta agilis isolate rLacAgi1 chromosome 10, rLacAgi1.pri, whole genome shotgun sequence and encodes:
- the LOC117054562 gene encoding hyaluronidase-like, with the protein product MSCLWIKYLALWVMLMVDNGSEIMQTRAPLFPNKPFLVFWNAPTEQCRRRYKVDLDLNVFDILTNPNETLSGSSVTIFYHTHLGYYPHIDDNGKSINGGVPQNESLIKHLIKAKADIEHSIAMKKFHGLGVIDWENWRPQWDRNWGHKAIYRNKSLELVRKQHPQWPENKIRKVAKEDFENAGKGFMNSTLFLAEDMRPNGLWGYYLYPDCYNYDYKNHPDKYTGKCPDIESFRNDNLLWLWKQSTALFPSIYLEYMLKCSPNALKFVHYRVKEAIRIASIARKDYALPVFVYARPYYAYTFHALMEEDLVNTIGESAALGAAGVVLWGSMQYASSNDSCLTVKKYVNGLLGHYIINVTSAAKLCSKVLCKKNGRCIRKNSESDAYLHLSPDSFKIWLNISETEKRVVVKGNLKQEDMEVMKEKFICQCYQGWMGLFCELPTHKKQCKPTGNSV